The Tribolium castaneum strain GA2 chromosome 3, icTriCast1.1, whole genome shotgun sequence sequence CCTAATAATGTCAAGGATTCCTTTGAGTACAAAAAAGACCAAGTACAAAGTCAAGCTTTCATAAAGTGGTGACAAGTGTCAAATTTGGGTACAACGACTCGTCGTCTTCGTtgattgtcaaaatttatttactattagaattcgtttaaaaaaatagcagaAAAGAgttctaaatttaaatattaaaaatgtcaaTGTGACACTAAAGAAATGACAAGCAGTCTTATCAACATTACATTAATTCAAGAGGAAAAATACCTAGCATGGACGGCTATTACTTGAACactattttcataatttccgTAATTGAGTTTTAATTATCACTAATCAGGCGACGATGATAATGATAAAGCAaatggttaattttttatcagtaCAAATAAAGTGACAAATGCAAAGACCAAATATTGATAAAGTGAGAAGCTTTTTGTACGTTTTGACGAGTCCGCAGCCGGTAAAATGTAGAATCTTCTCAAATGTCTTGTTCCAAGGTCCCGGAAGCCGCGTAATCGTGCCGCCCATGCCGGCCGCAACGGTGTTAAATAACATGCTTTGAGGTAAAGAAACGTAATTGGCAGAAAATGCGCGTTAACGAGCAATTGACACATGACGGAGTTCCAATCGCGGGACGTCACAGGGCCCCCTGTTCCGCGAAAACACGCTCAAGTTAGCGCCTGTCTCAATACGTAAACATTCGATCTATTTGAGAGAGATTCCTCTTCTAAAAATAGTCGCCTGTGTATACTTATGCCAAACCACATTAAACAGAAGAAAAACGAGCCACGCACACTGGGATGCCTTACCTCCGCATGATTCTCGTTGAAGTTGTTTTGCCCCTTGCCAGACGACTCGACGTTCATGATCCTTGCGTCCTGCAACATGGACAAACTTGATTGTTGCGCCGACTAACCTAATTGTCGACAATTTGCGGAAGACAACGCCGGATACAGACCATGTTGACGTCGTTGACGACGATGACGGTTCGCGATCAAGACACtaaattaagaaaacattCACAGCCACGGCGTCAGACTTTTCATCACGTTTACCGACACTCCAGGCGCCGTCAACCTCCAACGTGTACACTTCGCTCGAAGGACTACCAGGCGGACACTTGCGGAGGTGCTGAACGACGAACAAAACCAAATAACAGCCAAAAagtcattaaaattaaaggaaaTGCACTAGGGTTAAAAGACACACGAAGGACTGCATCAACGACACATGCGACATCTACTGGCGGCGAACGACTACCGAATGACGACGATCCGACCGCTCATTGGACGCCGGACGTCACGTGGCCCAGTTTAAGTCATCTTCAATCGACTTCTTTTAATTgttccaattttatttttttcaattaaaccgCAATTTTACGCTGAGCAAATGTATAGAAGGTTCGCAACGAAAAGCTACTTTGTAACCACTACAATTTGCAAGTCTGATGATTGATGATTTTGCTAACATAGTCGTCGCATAGTTGGGGCTGTTGggggcaaataaaaaataaaataatgtcccttttactttttattgattttattcacatttttgagaaaaaataccTGTTACATTCATTTATTTAGTCGTCTGTGGCAACCGAATAAACAAACTGACATTTCCGtcacaaaattgaaaatgtccAAACCGACCACAATAAAAGAAGCGATAAAAAAATGGGAAGAGAAGCACCCTGGAAAAAATATCGCCGATGCTGAAGACGTTGGATTTCAGTTCCAGTGGCCCCCCATTGAAAAAATGGACAATTCGTTGTCTGCCCTCACAAAGTGCAGGTATGAAGATAACAACTTGCAATTTGTGGTAATTAATTGGTCacagaaaattaagcttatcAACCAACATGATTGAGAAAATTGCTGGAATCAgttcgttaaaaaatttacggATTTTATCGCTTGGTCGAAATTACATAAAGTCGTTCGCAGGActggtaaaaaaaatcagttgtTACGGGTAGTGTAAGACTGATTCTAGGAAGGTGTGGGGGATAGTTTAGAAGAACTGTGGATTTCttacaattttattgaaaaaatgaaaggcgttcatgttttgaaaaaactgaaggTGTTGTACATGAGTAACAATATGGTCAAGGAATGGAGCGAGTTTATGAAATTGCAAGAACTGCCAAGCCTGGAAGACTTGCTTTTTGTTGGTAATCCGCTGTATGAAAGCATGGAAGAGTCAGTTTGGAAAAATGAGGCGATTAAACGGCtcccaaatttgaaaaaactcgaCGGAGAACCTGTAGTACGGGACGAAGGagattaatttatacaaattgttttatttgaaaatatacatAAGTGAAACTATTTATCCTAATCACTTGTATAATTTTCCGTTTTCATGTCATTTAAACCCAACTCCTCATTTTGCTCAAACGTTCTCTCATATTGCGTTATTTTTAGTCCCTTATCTTCGTCATCCAGGCTCTAAAAGGTAAcaaatattgataaaaaaatatttgtcatAATAGTAGTTACCTGTATGTAGCTATTTCCCGCTGGATCATCCAAAACTATCGTAACTTTAAACTCCCCATCCAACACTTGCTGCAGCCGTTTGAAAAATTCCTCCAATCGTGCTTTAGACTCCGCCGTCTGTGAATCCCCAAACATGTGCGAGAAAGTGGGATTATCCAATTGTTCTTTAATCGCCACTAACAGCCCCTCAACTGTTGTAAACCTCCCACCAAGGGCATGGGGGCCCACTTCTAGCTCTAATTCCGGGATTTTTAAACTGCATGTTTCAGATTTTAAAACATCGCGGGAGAAGTCTTCCCGACCGTTAACAAATACTTCAATGTGGACTCCTGT is a genomic window containing:
- the ODA-Dnal1 gene encoding dynein axonemal light chain 1 isoform X1; the protein is MSKPTTIKEAIKKWEEKHPGKNIADAEDVGFQFQWPPIEKMDNSLSALTKCRKLSLSTNMIEKIAGISSLKNLRILSLGRNYIKSFAGLEGVGDSLEELWISYNFIEKMKGVHVLKKLKVLYMSNNMVKEWSEFMKLQELPSLEDLLFVGNPLYESMEESVWKNEAIKRLPNLKKLDGEPVVRDEGD
- the ODA-Dnal1 gene encoding dynein axonemal light chain 1 isoform X2 codes for the protein MSKPTTIKEAIKKWEEKHPGKNIADAEDVGFQFQWPPIEKMDNSLSALTKCSLSTNMIEKIAGISSLKNLRILSLGRNYIKSFAGLEGVGDSLEELWISYNFIEKMKGVHVLKKLKVLYMSNNMVKEWSEFMKLQELPSLEDLLFVGNPLYESMEESVWKNEAIKRLPNLKKLDGEPVVRDEGD